One window of the Burkholderia sp. FERM BP-3421 genome contains the following:
- a CDS encoding MFS transporter — MPAAPVSAPASAAARLERLPFSGYHRLIFIIIAVAFFFDSVDLGMMTFLLGSIRHEFGLSTAMAGLVASASFFGMVLGAAVAGLLADRFGRRPVFQWSMVLWGLASWLCSTAQSVDALILYRVLLGVGMGMEFPIAQTLLSEFVPAARRGRLIALMDGFWPLGFITAGLIAYFVLPSFGWRTVFALLAVPAVFVLVVRRLVPESPRWLEHRGRLADAARVLAQIEAKVMRSTGAAQLPEPARHAVAPAAPHARGAFREIWSAGYRRRTTMVWLLWFFALLGFYGLTSWLGALLQQAGFAVTQSVYYTMLISLGGVPGFLCAAWLVERWGRKPTCIASLAGGAVMAFAYGQTALHGASVALLIGTGLAMQFFLFGMWAVLYTYTPVLYGTGARATGSGFASAIGRVGSLIGPSVVGVVLPVFGQGGVFTLGALSFAAAAGAVWLLGIETRGLALEELASHDDEARRAPVALPVAD; from the coding sequence ATGCCCGCCGCTCCCGTTTCCGCCCCCGCCAGCGCCGCCGCCCGGCTCGAACGCCTGCCGTTCTCCGGCTATCACCGGCTGATCTTCATCATCATCGCCGTCGCGTTCTTCTTCGACTCGGTCGATCTCGGCATGATGACCTTCCTGCTCGGCTCGATCCGCCATGAATTCGGGCTGTCGACCGCGATGGCGGGCCTCGTCGCGAGTGCGAGCTTCTTCGGCATGGTGCTCGGCGCGGCGGTGGCCGGCCTGCTCGCCGACCGCTTCGGCCGCCGCCCGGTGTTCCAGTGGAGCATGGTGCTGTGGGGCCTCGCGTCCTGGCTGTGCTCGACCGCGCAAAGCGTCGACGCGCTGATCCTCTATCGCGTGCTGCTCGGCGTCGGCATGGGCATGGAATTCCCGATCGCGCAGACGCTGCTGTCCGAGTTCGTGCCCGCCGCGCGGCGCGGCCGGCTGATCGCGCTGATGGACGGCTTCTGGCCGCTCGGTTTCATCACGGCCGGCCTCATCGCCTACTTCGTGCTGCCGAGCTTCGGCTGGCGCACCGTGTTCGCGCTGCTCGCGGTGCCCGCCGTGTTCGTGCTCGTGGTGCGCCGGCTCGTGCCCGAGTCGCCGCGCTGGCTCGAACACCGCGGCCGGCTCGCGGACGCCGCGCGCGTACTCGCGCAGATCGAGGCGAAGGTGATGCGCTCGACCGGCGCCGCGCAGTTGCCGGAACCCGCACGGCATGCCGTCGCGCCGGCGGCGCCCCATGCGCGCGGCGCGTTCCGCGAGATCTGGAGCGCCGGCTACCGGCGTCGCACGACGATGGTCTGGCTGCTGTGGTTCTTCGCGCTGCTCGGCTTCTACGGTCTCACTTCATGGCTCGGCGCGCTGCTCCAGCAGGCCGGCTTCGCGGTCACGCAATCGGTGTACTACACGATGCTGATCTCGCTCGGCGGCGTGCCGGGCTTTCTGTGCGCGGCGTGGCTCGTCGAGCGCTGGGGGCGCAAGCCGACCTGCATCGCCTCGCTCGCGGGCGGCGCGGTGATGGCCTTCGCCTATGGCCAGACCGCGCTGCATGGCGCGAGCGTCGCGCTGCTGATCGGCACCGGCCTCGCCATGCAGTTCTTCCTGTTCGGCATGTGGGCGGTGCTGTACACCTACACGCCGGTGCTCTACGGCACCGGCGCGCGCGCCACCGGCTCGGGCTTCGCGTCGGCGATCGGCCGGGTCGGGTCGCTGATCGGGCCATCCGTCGTCGGGGTCGTGCTGCCGGTGTTCGGCCAGGGCGGCGTGTTCACGCTCGGGGCGCTGTCGTTCGCGGCGGCGGCGGGCGCGGTGTGGCTGCTCGGCATCGAGACCAGGGGGCTCGCGCTGGAGGAACTCGCGTCGCACGACGACGAGGCGCGCCGCGCGCCCGTCGCCCTGCCCGTCGCGGACTGA
- a CDS encoding CaiB/BaiF CoA transferase family protein produces MFVPETQAAQAAGGRRRAPAGPIHPKRFDPDAQGPLAGVRVVDLSRLMAGNMLSVQLADFGADVVKVESERGDTLRAVGAGGISTNWKVYGRNKRSVCVDLRTPEGREIVRRLARDADVFIESFKPGVAEQMGLGPDDLFAVQPSLVIARISGWGQTGPYRHKPGFGTLAEGYAGFAAINGFADREPVLPPMFLGDMTAGLSGAIAVLVALHARDAQHAAGQVIDVSLFEPLLSILGPAAANYVMTGKIKARTGSRSSNTAPRNAYRTRDDKWLCLSSSTQAMAERLFRAIGRADLIDDPRYATNVQRVQHADALDAIVGEFIAARDLAENLAFFEESGVTVGPIQDIAQIVQDHYVIEREALVELPDDEVGSLPMHNIAPRLSETPGTFRRPAPGLGEHNREILLPLLGEDEYARLVEQKVIRAA; encoded by the coding sequence ATGTTCGTTCCAGAGACGCAAGCCGCGCAGGCGGCAGGCGGGCGCCGTCGCGCGCCTGCCGGTCCGATTCACCCGAAGCGCTTCGACCCGGACGCGCAGGGGCCGCTCGCCGGCGTGCGCGTGGTGGACTTGTCGCGGTTGATGGCGGGCAACATGCTGAGTGTGCAGCTCGCGGACTTCGGCGCGGACGTGGTGAAGGTCGAGAGCGAGCGCGGCGATACGCTGCGCGCGGTCGGCGCGGGCGGCATCAGCACCAACTGGAAGGTTTACGGGCGCAACAAGCGCAGCGTGTGCGTCGACCTGCGCACGCCCGAGGGGCGCGAGATCGTGCGTCGCCTGGCGCGCGACGCCGACGTGTTCATCGAGAGCTTCAAGCCCGGCGTCGCGGAGCAGATGGGCCTCGGTCCGGACGATCTGTTCGCGGTGCAGCCGTCGCTCGTGATCGCGCGGATCTCCGGCTGGGGGCAGACAGGGCCCTACCGTCACAAGCCGGGGTTCGGCACGCTGGCGGAAGGCTATGCGGGGTTTGCGGCGATCAACGGCTTCGCGGATCGCGAGCCGGTGCTGCCGCCGATGTTCCTCGGCGACATGACGGCGGGGCTGTCCGGCGCGATCGCGGTGCTGGTCGCGCTGCACGCGCGCGACGCGCAGCACGCGGCCGGGCAGGTGATCGACGTGTCGCTGTTCGAGCCGCTGCTGTCGATCCTCGGGCCGGCGGCGGCGAACTATGTGATGACGGGCAAGATCAAGGCGCGCACCGGCAGCCGTTCGTCGAACACCGCGCCGCGCAATGCCTACCGCACCCGCGACGACAAGTGGCTGTGCCTGTCGAGTTCGACGCAGGCGATGGCGGAACGCCTGTTCCGCGCGATCGGCCGCGCCGATCTGATCGACGATCCGCGCTACGCGACCAACGTGCAGCGCGTGCAGCATGCGGACGCGCTCGATGCGATCGTCGGCGAATTCATCGCCGCGCGCGACCTTGCCGAGAACCTCGCGTTCTTCGAGGAGTCGGGCGTGACGGTCGGCCCGATCCAGGATATTGCCCAGATCGTTCAGGATCACTATGTGATCGAGCGCGAGGCGCTGGTCGAGTTGCCCGACGACGAGGTGGGCAGCCTGCCGATGCACAACATCGCGCCGCGCCTGTCGGAGACGCCCGGCACCTTCCGGCGTCCCGCGCCGGGCCTGGGCGAGCACAACCGCGAGATCCTGCTGCCGCTGCTCGGCGAGGACGAATATGCGCGGCTCGTCGAGCAGAAGGTGATTCGCGCGGCGTAG
- a CDS encoding ABC transporter ATP-binding protein → MQTILSVSNLSKTYATGQRSLNQVNLAIRAGEIFALLGPNGAGKTTLISAICGIVTPTEGSVTVAGHDIVHNYRAARAQIGLVPQELTTDTFETVRATVSYSRGLFGKPANPALIEKILKDLSLWDKRDAKMLTLSGGMKRRVMIAKALSHEPRILFLDEPTAGVDVELRRDMWRLVSELRASGVTIVLTTHYIDEAEEMADRIGIINAGEIMLVEEKADLMRTLGKKQLTLQLDAPLARVPDALDAYRLELTHDGAELVYTYDTQQESTRIVALLNALGAAGIGFRDLRTTQSSLEDIFVNLVGARRDRASGEQAR, encoded by the coding sequence ATGCAGACGATCCTCTCCGTTTCGAATCTCTCGAAGACCTACGCGACCGGCCAGCGCTCGCTGAACCAGGTCAACCTCGCGATCCGCGCGGGCGAGATCTTCGCGCTGCTCGGGCCGAACGGCGCGGGCAAGACCACGCTGATCAGCGCGATCTGCGGCATCGTCACGCCGACCGAGGGCAGCGTGACGGTCGCCGGCCACGACATCGTGCACAATTACCGCGCGGCGCGCGCGCAGATCGGCCTCGTGCCGCAGGAACTCACGACCGACACCTTCGAGACGGTGCGCGCGACCGTCAGCTACAGCCGCGGCCTGTTCGGCAAGCCGGCCAACCCCGCCCTCATCGAGAAGATCCTCAAAGATCTGTCGCTGTGGGACAAGCGCGACGCGAAGATGCTCACGCTGTCGGGCGGCATGAAGCGCCGCGTGATGATCGCCAAGGCCTTGTCGCACGAGCCGCGCATCCTGTTCCTCGACGAGCCGACGGCCGGCGTCGACGTCGAGCTGCGGCGCGACATGTGGCGGCTCGTCAGCGAGCTGCGCGCGAGCGGCGTGACGATCGTGCTGACGACGCACTACATCGACGAAGCCGAGGAGATGGCCGACCGGATCGGCATCATCAACGCGGGCGAGATCATGCTGGTCGAGGAAAAGGCCGACCTGATGCGCACGCTCGGCAAGAAGCAGCTGACGCTGCAGCTCGACGCGCCGCTCGCGCGCGTGCCCGACGCGCTCGACGCCTACCGCCTCGAACTCACGCACGACGGCGCGGAGCTGGTGTACACCTACGACACGCAGCAGGAATCGACCCGCATCGTCGCGCTGCTGAACGCGCTCGGCGCGGCCGGCATCGGCTTTCGCGACCTGCGCACCACGCAGAGCTCGCTGGAGGACATCTTCGTCAACCTGGTCGGCGCGCGCCGCGACCGCGCATCCGGGGAGCAAGCCCGATGA
- the betA gene encoding choline dehydrogenase → MTIREYDYIICGAGSAGNVLATRLTEDPDVTVLLLEAGGPDHRFDFRTQMPAALAFPLQGRRYNWAYETDPEPHMNNRRMECGRGKGLGGSSLINGMCYIRGNALDYDGWAQHKGLEDWTYLDCLPYFRKAETRDAGPNDYHGGDGPVSVATSRPGVNPLFEAMVEAGVQAGYPRTDDLNGYRQEGFGPMDRTVTPRGRRASTARGYLDQARPRPNLSIVTHALADRILFSGKRATGVEFLRGDTRLTAHARREVLVCSGAIASPQLLQRSGVGPGAWLAELDIPVVLDLPGVGRNLQDHLEMYIQYACKEPVSLYPALKLHNQPRIGLEWMLNGTGIGASNHFEAGGFIRTRDDDPWPNIQYHFLPVAINYNGSNAIDMHGFQAHVGSMRSPSRGRVKLRSRDPHAHPSILFNYMAEPLDWREFRDAIRATREIMRQPALDRYRGEELNPGAQLTSDAELDAFVRDRAETAFHPSCSCKMGYDDLSVVDHEGRVHGLEGLRVVDASIMPIITTGNLNAPTIMIAEKIADRIRGRAPLARSNAAYYVANGAPARSKAPMRAPQVV, encoded by the coding sequence GTGACGATACGCGAATACGACTACATCATCTGCGGCGCGGGCTCGGCGGGCAATGTGCTCGCCACGCGCCTGACCGAGGATCCGGACGTCACGGTGCTGCTGCTGGAGGCGGGCGGCCCCGACCACCGGTTCGATTTCCGCACCCAGATGCCGGCCGCGCTGGCCTTCCCGCTGCAGGGCCGCCGCTACAACTGGGCCTACGAGACCGACCCCGAGCCGCACATGAACAACCGCCGCATGGAGTGCGGGCGCGGCAAGGGGCTCGGCGGCTCCTCGCTGATCAACGGCATGTGCTACATCCGCGGCAACGCGCTCGACTACGACGGCTGGGCGCAGCACAAGGGCCTGGAGGACTGGACCTACCTCGACTGCCTGCCCTACTTCCGCAAGGCGGAAACCCGCGACGCCGGCCCCAACGACTATCACGGCGGCGACGGCCCGGTCTCGGTCGCCACGAGCCGGCCCGGCGTCAATCCGCTGTTCGAGGCGATGGTCGAGGCCGGCGTGCAGGCCGGCTACCCGCGCACCGACGACCTGAACGGCTACCGGCAGGAAGGCTTCGGCCCGATGGACCGCACCGTCACGCCGCGCGGCCGCCGCGCGTCGACCGCGCGCGGCTACCTCGACCAGGCGCGCCCGCGCCCGAACCTGAGCATCGTCACGCACGCGCTGGCCGATCGCATCCTGTTCTCCGGCAAGCGCGCGACGGGCGTCGAATTCCTGCGCGGCGACACGCGCCTCACCGCGCACGCGCGCCGCGAAGTGCTGGTGTGCAGCGGCGCGATCGCCTCGCCGCAGTTGCTGCAACGCTCGGGCGTCGGCCCCGGCGCGTGGCTCGCCGAACTCGACATCCCGGTGGTGCTCGACCTGCCCGGCGTCGGCCGGAACCTGCAGGACCACCTGGAGATGTACATCCAGTACGCGTGCAAGGAACCGGTCTCGCTGTACCCGGCGCTCAAGCTGCACAACCAGCCCCGGATCGGGCTCGAATGGATGCTCAACGGCACCGGCATCGGCGCGAGCAACCACTTCGAGGCGGGCGGCTTCATCCGCACCCGCGACGACGACCCCTGGCCGAACATCCAGTATCACTTCCTTCCCGTCGCGATCAACTACAACGGCTCGAACGCGATCGACATGCACGGCTTCCAGGCCCACGTCGGCTCGATGCGCTCGCCGAGCCGCGGCCGCGTGAAGCTGCGCTCGCGCGATCCGCACGCGCACCCGAGCATCCTGTTCAACTACATGGCCGAGCCGCTCGACTGGCGCGAGTTCCGCGACGCGATCCGCGCGACCCGCGAGATCATGCGCCAGCCCGCGCTCGACCGTTATCGCGGCGAGGAGCTGAATCCCGGCGCGCAGCTGACGAGCGACGCCGAACTCGATGCGTTCGTGCGCGATCGCGCCGAGACCGCGTTCCACCCGTCCTGCTCGTGCAAGATGGGTTACGACGACCTTTCAGTCGTCGATCACGAAGGGCGCGTGCACGGTCTCGAAGGGCTGCGCGTCGTCGACGCGTCGATCATGCCGATCATCACGACCGGCAACCTGAACGCGCCGACCATCATGATCGCGGAGAAGATCGCCGACCGGATCCGCGGGCGCGCCCCGCTCGCGCGTTCGAACGCGGCCTACTACGTCGCGAACGGCGCGCCCGCGCGCAGCAAGGCGCCCATGCGGGCGCCGCAGGTCGTGTAA
- a CDS encoding class I SAM-dependent methyltransferase, producing MTNRQEFFESVYRNNLWGSDESRSGQGSALWYTKRLIEALPSALRQLGVSRLLDVPCGDFNWMKEVDLTGVDYIGGDIVPALVASNTAAYGSPSRRFMSLDLVSDALPAADLIFIRDCFIHFSNDLVFQSLENIAKSDIKYMCVSSISPTFHPDVTNFDLDRTQAGVNFEFRPIQFRSAPFSFPPPVLELADGIEGTTDWHASMTIWEVETLRQVLKSRA from the coding sequence ATGACCAATCGTCAGGAATTCTTCGAATCAGTCTATAGGAACAACCTCTGGGGAAGCGACGAGAGCCGCTCCGGTCAAGGCTCGGCCTTGTGGTACACGAAGCGCTTGATCGAAGCGCTGCCGTCCGCCCTGCGCCAGTTGGGCGTGTCGCGCCTGCTCGACGTGCCGTGCGGCGACTTCAACTGGATGAAGGAGGTCGACCTGACAGGCGTCGACTACATCGGCGGCGACATCGTCCCCGCGTTGGTCGCATCCAATACGGCTGCGTACGGATCGCCTTCGCGGCGCTTCATGTCGCTGGACCTCGTGAGCGACGCCCTGCCCGCGGCGGACCTGATCTTCATCCGCGATTGTTTCATCCATTTCTCGAACGATCTTGTTTTCCAGTCATTGGAAAACATCGCCAAGAGCGACATCAAATACATGTGCGTCAGTTCGATATCGCCGACATTTCACCCCGATGTGACCAATTTCGATCTGGATCGCACTCAGGCCGGCGTCAATTTCGAATTTCGTCCGATCCAGTTCCGATCGGCCCCGTTCTCATTTCCGCCCCCGGTGCTGGAACTGGCGGACGGGATAGAAGGGACGACGGATTGGCACGCTTCGATGACGATATGGGAAGTGGAAACGTTGAGGCAGGTGCTGAAATCGCGTGCCTGA
- a CDS encoding ABC transporter permease, with amino-acid sequence MNFHALRAIYRAEMGRTRRTLMQSVIAPVISTALYFVVFGSAIGSRISDVNGIGYGSFIVPGLIMLSLLSQSIANASFAIYFPRFIGTIYELLSAPVSYWEIVIAYVGASAIKSLVLGLIILATATLFVPLQILHPFWMVLFLVLTSVTFSLFGFVIGIWADSFEKLQVVPLLIITPLTFLGGSFYSVDMLPPAWRVVALFNPIVYLISGFRWSFYGLADVHVGLSLAATLLFLAILLGVTAWIFRTGYRLKH; translated from the coding sequence ATGAATTTCCATGCGCTCCGCGCGATCTATCGCGCCGAAATGGGCCGCACCCGCCGCACGCTGATGCAGAGCGTGATCGCCCCCGTGATCTCCACGGCGCTGTACTTCGTCGTGTTCGGCTCCGCGATCGGCTCGCGCATCAGCGACGTCAACGGCATCGGCTACGGCTCGTTCATCGTGCCCGGCCTGATCATGCTGTCGCTGCTGTCGCAGAGCATCGCGAACGCCTCGTTCGCGATCTACTTCCCGCGCTTCATCGGCACGATCTACGAGCTGCTGTCCGCGCCGGTGTCGTACTGGGAGATCGTCATCGCCTATGTCGGCGCGTCCGCGATCAAATCGCTCGTGCTCGGCCTGATCATCCTCGCGACCGCGACGCTGTTCGTGCCGCTGCAGATCCTGCATCCGTTCTGGATGGTGCTGTTCCTCGTGCTCACCTCGGTCACGTTCAGCCTGTTCGGCTTCGTGATCGGGATCTGGGCCGACAGCTTCGAGAAGCTCCAGGTGGTGCCGCTCCTGATCATCACGCCGCTCACCTTTCTCGGCGGCAGCTTCTACTCGGTCGACATGCTGCCGCCCGCGTGGCGCGTGGTCGCGCTGTTCAACCCGATCGTCTATCTGATCTCCGGGTTCCGCTGGTCGTTCTACGGGCTCGCCGACGTGCATGTCGGGCTGAGCCTCGCCGCGACCCTGCTGTTCCTCGCGATCCTGCTCGGGGTGACCGCGTGGATCTTCCGCACCGGGTATCGCCTCAAGCACTGA
- the betB gene encoding betaine-aldehyde dehydrogenase — protein sequence MSVYGLQRLYIGGEYVDATGGATFDTFDPATGERLATVQQASAADVDRAVASAREGQRAWAALTAMQRSRILRRAVELLRAHNDALAELEMRDTGKPLAETRAVDIVTGADVIEYYAGLATALEGLQVPLRPESFVYTRREPLGVCAGIGAWNYPIQIACWKSAPALAAGNAMIFKPSEVTPLSALKLAEIYTEAGVPPGVFNVVQGDGSAGALLTAHPGIAKVSFTGGVETGKKVMSLAGASSLKEVTMELGGKSPLIVFDDADLDRAADIAVTANFFSAGQVCTNGTRVFVQRAVKDAFVARVLERVERIRVGRPSDPDTNFGPLASAAQLDKVLAYIASGKTEGARLLAGGERLVDGHFAQGQYVAPTVFGDCRDDMKIVREEIFGPVMSVLEFETEDEAIARANDTEYGLAAGVVTENLARAHRAIHRLEAGICWINTWGESPAEMPVGGYKQSGVGRENGITTLEHYTRIKSVQVELGRYQPVF from the coding sequence ATGTCTGTCTACGGTCTGCAACGTCTCTACATCGGCGGCGAATACGTCGACGCCACGGGTGGCGCCACCTTCGACACGTTCGACCCCGCCACCGGCGAGCGGCTCGCCACGGTCCAGCAGGCGAGCGCCGCCGACGTCGACCGCGCCGTCGCGTCCGCGCGGGAAGGCCAGCGCGCCTGGGCCGCGCTGACCGCGATGCAGCGCTCGCGCATCCTGCGCCGCGCGGTCGAGCTGCTGCGCGCGCACAACGACGCGCTCGCCGAGCTTGAAATGCGCGACACCGGCAAGCCGCTCGCCGAGACACGCGCGGTCGACATCGTCACCGGCGCCGACGTGATCGAGTACTACGCGGGCCTCGCGACCGCGCTCGAAGGCCTGCAGGTGCCGCTGCGCCCCGAATCGTTCGTCTACACGCGGCGCGAGCCGCTCGGCGTGTGCGCGGGCATCGGCGCATGGAACTACCCGATCCAGATCGCATGCTGGAAAAGCGCGCCCGCGCTCGCGGCCGGCAACGCGATGATCTTCAAGCCGAGCGAGGTCACGCCGCTGTCGGCGCTCAAGCTCGCGGAGATCTACACCGAGGCCGGCGTGCCGCCCGGCGTGTTCAACGTCGTGCAGGGCGACGGCTCGGCCGGCGCGCTGTTGACCGCGCATCCGGGCATCGCCAAGGTGTCGTTCACGGGCGGCGTCGAGACCGGCAAGAAGGTGATGTCGCTCGCGGGCGCGTCCTCGCTGAAGGAAGTGACGATGGAGCTCGGCGGCAAGTCGCCGCTCATCGTGTTCGACGACGCCGACCTCGATCGCGCGGCCGACATCGCGGTCACCGCGAACTTCTTCAGCGCGGGCCAGGTGTGCACGAACGGCACGCGCGTGTTCGTGCAGCGCGCGGTGAAGGATGCCTTCGTCGCGCGCGTGCTCGAACGGGTCGAGCGCATCCGCGTGGGCAGGCCGTCCGATCCGGACACCAACTTCGGCCCGCTCGCGAGCGCCGCGCAGCTCGACAAGGTGCTCGCCTACATCGCGAGCGGCAAGACCGAGGGCGCCAGGCTGCTCGCGGGCGGCGAACGCCTCGTCGACGGCCACTTCGCGCAGGGCCAGTACGTCGCGCCGACCGTGTTCGGCGACTGCCGCGACGACATGAAGATCGTCCGCGAGGAAATCTTCGGGCCGGTGATGAGCGTGCTCGAATTCGAGACCGAGGACGAGGCGATCGCGCGCGCGAACGACACCGAGTACGGGCTCGCGGCGGGCGTCGTCACCGAGAATCTCGCGCGCGCGCACCGCGCGATCCATCGCCTCGAAGCGGGCATCTGCTGGATCAACACCTGGGGCGAATCGCCGGCGGAAATGCCGGTCGGCGGCTACAAGCAGTCGGGCGTCGGCCGCGAGAACGGCATCACGACGCTCGAGCACTACACCCGGATCAAGTCGGTGCAGGTCGAGCTGGGCCGCTACCAGCCGGTATTCTGA
- a CDS encoding cyclase family protein, whose amino-acid sequence MGARWTHRPPGSNWGEFGPDDQKGRLNWLTPEKVREGAAEVREGLTFSLSLPLDVPRGGGLNARRKPPAIMPALLNERPYFGYRAEEQIANATDVVCDDAFCMHSQFSTQWDALSHVGGLFDADGDGEAEAVFYNGYRLGEHVRVPEQGAVRGGAEALGIEVMAATGVQGRGVLIDLRHHFGLGRTKVGYEQLMRVMDVDGVRVERGDMVCIHTGFAELLLKDETGEGDTLSQCCVLDSADERLLRWVDESGLSVLAADNHAVEERPKGAGAKAERGAAMPLHELCLFKLGIHLGELWHLTPLATWLRGKGRNRFLLTAPPLHIRGLVGSPVNPVATV is encoded by the coding sequence ATGGGAGCACGCTGGACACACCGGCCGCCGGGTTCGAACTGGGGGGAATTCGGTCCGGACGATCAGAAGGGGCGCTTGAACTGGCTGACGCCGGAGAAGGTGCGCGAGGGTGCGGCGGAAGTGCGGGAGGGTTTGACGTTTTCGTTGAGCCTGCCGCTGGACGTGCCGCGCGGGGGCGGGTTGAACGCGCGCAGGAAGCCGCCGGCGATCATGCCGGCGCTGCTGAACGAGCGGCCGTACTTCGGTTATAGGGCGGAAGAGCAGATCGCGAACGCGACGGACGTGGTGTGCGACGACGCGTTCTGCATGCACTCGCAATTCTCGACGCAGTGGGATGCGCTGTCGCACGTGGGCGGGCTGTTCGACGCGGATGGAGACGGAGAGGCGGAAGCGGTGTTCTACAACGGCTACCGGTTGGGCGAACACGTGCGGGTGCCGGAACAGGGCGCGGTGCGCGGCGGCGCGGAGGCGCTGGGGATCGAGGTGATGGCGGCGACGGGCGTGCAGGGTCGCGGGGTGTTGATCGACCTGCGGCATCACTTCGGGCTGGGCCGGACGAAGGTGGGCTACGAGCAGCTGATGCGGGTGATGGACGTGGATGGAGTGCGGGTGGAGCGCGGTGACATGGTGTGCATCCACACGGGCTTCGCGGAGTTGTTGTTGAAGGACGAGACGGGAGAAGGAGACACGCTGTCGCAGTGCTGCGTGCTGGACAGCGCGGACGAGAGGCTGTTGAGGTGGGTGGACGAGAGCGGGCTGTCGGTGCTGGCGGCGGACAATCACGCGGTGGAGGAGCGTCCGAAGGGGGCGGGAGCGAAGGCGGAGCGCGGGGCGGCGATGCCGTTGCACGAGCTGTGCCTGTTCAAGCTTGGGATCCACCTTGGGGAGCTGTGGCACCTGACGCCGCTGGCGACGTGGTTGCGGGGGAAGGGGCGCAACCGGTTCCTGCTGACCGCGCCGCCGCTGCATATCCGCGGGCTGGTGGGGTCGCCCGTCAACCCGGTCGCGACCGTCTGA
- a CDS encoding MFS transporter translates to MSSFHPSSIAARIDRLPATASIWKLVLFLSVGGFFEVYDLFQMTYLPPGLIRDGIFHAGAHGVLGMSDQGALGAATFAGLFVGEMFVSRLADRFGRRALFTGALLLYTAASLAMCVQSSALGILLCRFVAGCGIGAELITIGAFLTELVPKAVRGRAFALCFAIGYLAMPVLAFVSWLWVPRAPLGVSGWRWVVLLGGSGAVVVWWLQSRLPESPRWLARVGRGAEAEDVLGALERAVERETGRPLPALVATESSAAAGVRRVSMWDRHHRGRTLMLIAFNAFLSIGFFGFSQWLPTLLAAQGATITKSLWYAFVIAFAYPVSPFIAGLLADRIERKWLIVASAAGVALFGTAFALSAQAAFVIAFGVLVTLCNTVLASNGTAYQAEVFPTEIRSRALGFVHSIGRLTGIASSFLVALLLERAGVPAVFVLIGGSMLVVVLSIGVFGPRTNHRALDELPGEAGADAMRDAHDAVRGARVNAGRS, encoded by the coding sequence ATGTCATCGTTCCATCCGTCATCCATCGCCGCGCGGATCGACCGCCTGCCGGCGACCGCCAGCATCTGGAAGCTCGTCCTGTTCCTGAGCGTCGGCGGCTTCTTCGAGGTCTACGACCTGTTCCAGATGACCTATCTGCCGCCCGGCCTGATCCGCGACGGCATCTTCCACGCGGGCGCGCACGGCGTGCTCGGCATGTCGGACCAGGGCGCGCTCGGCGCGGCCACCTTTGCCGGATTGTTCGTCGGCGAGATGTTCGTGTCCCGCCTCGCCGATCGCTTCGGGCGGCGCGCGCTGTTCACGGGCGCGCTGCTGCTGTACACGGCCGCGAGCCTCGCGATGTGCGTGCAGTCGAGCGCGCTCGGCATCCTGCTGTGCCGCTTCGTCGCCGGCTGCGGAATTGGCGCGGAACTGATCACGATCGGCGCGTTCCTGACCGAGCTGGTGCCGAAGGCCGTGCGCGGCCGCGCGTTCGCGCTGTGTTTCGCGATCGGCTATCTGGCGATGCCGGTGCTCGCGTTCGTGTCGTGGCTGTGGGTGCCGCGCGCGCCGCTCGGGGTGTCCGGCTGGCGCTGGGTCGTGCTGCTCGGCGGCAGCGGCGCGGTGGTGGTGTGGTGGCTGCAGTCGCGCCTGCCCGAATCGCCGCGCTGGCTCGCACGGGTCGGCCGCGGAGCCGAGGCCGAGGATGTGCTGGGCGCGCTCGAACGCGCGGTCGAGCGGGAAACCGGCCGGCCGCTGCCCGCGCTCGTCGCGACGGAATCGAGCGCGGCGGCGGGCGTGCGACGTGTGTCGATGTGGGATCGCCATCATCGCGGCCGCACACTGATGCTGATCGCGTTCAACGCGTTCCTCAGCATCGGCTTCTTCGGCTTCAGCCAGTGGCTGCCGACGCTGCTCGCCGCGCAGGGCGCGACGATCACGAAGAGCCTCTGGTATGCGTTCGTGATCGCGTTCGCGTATCCGGTGTCGCCGTTCATCGCGGGTCTGCTGGCCGACCGGATCGAGCGCAAGTGGCTGATCGTGGCGTCGGCGGCGGGCGTCGCGCTGTTCGGCACCGCGTTCGCGTTGTCCGCGCAGGCGGCCTTCGTGATCGCGTTCGGCGTGCTGGTCACGCTGTGCAATACCGTGCTCGCGAGCAACGGCACCGCGTATCAGGCCGAGGTGTTCCCGACCGAGATCCGCTCGCGCGCGCTCGGCTTCGTTCATTCGATCGGGCGGCTCACGGGCATCGCGAGCAGTTTCCTCGTCGCGCTCTTGCTGGAGCGCGCGGGCGTGCCGGCGGTGTTCGTGCTGATCGGCGGCAGCATGCTGGTCGTGGTGCTGTCGATCGGGGTGTTCGGCCCGCGCACCAATCATCGGGCGCTGGATGAACTGCCGGGGGAGGCGGGAGCCGATGCGATGCGCGATGCGCATGATGCGGTACGGGGCGCTCGCGTGAACGCGGGGCGTTCCTAG